From the Solanum stenotomum isolate F172 chromosome 4, ASM1918654v1, whole genome shotgun sequence genome, one window contains:
- the LOC125862821 gene encoding protein NRT1/ PTR FAMILY 8.2-like, with protein sequence MDKSIHVDDLDDKLSYVQPSFDGFIDLIKNDKKVAETLVSNGCVDYKGNIADKRTTGGWKASPFIIVNEVAERLAFFAVAVSMVSYLVFEMHQSLPDAATHVNDWIGAAYVLTLVGAFLADAYFGRFLTIIIFSCIYFMGMILLTLSASIDSLRPPQCTKRPCTPSTNAQTSFLYGALYLIALGTGGIKPCVSTFGADQFDELDKKESQKKYAFFNWFFFAINMGALLGITLLVYVQQEKGWTWGFGVPTIAMFTSIVVLIVGFKKYRYKKPMGSVFTRFVQVIVVSIRNHFRGVVVVNESELYEMKTKESDIFGARKLPHTKQYRFLDKAAVVTDPEIITNNKWKLCTITQVEEFKSFIRILPIWASTIALSISFAQLSTFFLTQANIMGRKLGPHFTIPAGSIPVFTALNGLLLVPIYEKFVVPYLRSKTGHQRGITSLQRIGVGLFVSIFALMSAALVEKMRRTHSDPKGLTVFWLFPQFFLVGTAEVFSYVGQLEFFYDEATDGTRSISSALFLSEIGIGSWLSSAIVKIIESASGGVEEGWIRNNLNNSKLDYFYWILTGINGVNFLVYLIVAWRYKGRNYERGTIRDESNLIELDGQFKKENDTREFSSMAS encoded by the exons ATGGATAAAAGCATTCACGTTGATGATCTGGATGACAAATTATCATATGTTCAACCATCTTTCGATggatttattgatttgattaagAATGACAAGAag GTAGCAGAAACTTTGGTGAGCAATGGTTGTGTTGATTATAAAGGAAATATTGCAGACAAACGTACTACTGGAGGATGGAAGGCTTCACCATTCATCATAG TCAATGAAGTGGCGGAGAGGTTGGCATTCTTTGCAGTAGCAGTAAGTATGGTGTCATATTTGGTGTTTGAGATGCATCAATCATTGCCAGATGCTGCAACTCATGTCAATGATTGGATTGGAGCTGCCTATGTTTTAACACTTGTTGGAGCTTTTTTGGCGGATGCTTATTTTGGTCGATTCTTAACCATCATTATTTTCTCATGTATCTACtttatg GGAATGATATTACTAACACTATCAGCATCAATAGACAGCTTAAGACCACCACAATGCACAAAGAGGCCATGTACTCCATCAACAAATGCCCAAACATCTTTTCTCTATGGAGCACTCTATCTAATTGCACTTGGGACAGGTGGCATCAAACCATGTGTTTCAACATTTGGAGCTGACCAATTTGATGAATTAGACAAAAAAGAATCACAAAAGAAATATGCATTTTTCAATTGGTTCTTTTTTGCAATTAACATGGGTGCATTATTGGGAATAACACTTTTAGTTTATGTTCAACAAGAAAAAGGATGGACTTGGGGTTTTGGTGTGCCAACAATAGCTATGTTTACATCAATTGTTGTTTTAATTGTTGGATTTAAGAAATATAGGTATAAAAAACCTATGGGAAGTGTGTTTACAAGATTTGTTCAAGTTATTGTGGTTTCTATTAGAAATCATTTTAGAGGTGTTGTGGTGGTAAATGAAAGTGAATTATATGAAATGAAGACCAAAGAGAGTGATATTTTTGGTGCTAGAAAACTTCCTCATACAAAACAATACAG ATTTTTGGATAAAGCAGCAGTAGTAACAGACCCTGAAATAATCACCAACAATAAATGGAAATTATGTACAATAACACAAGTTGAAGAATTCAAATCCTTCATAAGAATCCTTCCAATTTGGGCCTCAACAATTGCactttcaatttcatttgctCAACTCTCAACATTTTTCCTAACCCAAGCCAACATCATGGGCCGAAAACTAGGCCCACATTTCACTATCCCGGCCGGGTCCATCCCGGTCTTCACCGCCCTTAACGGGCTCCTCCTCGTCCCGATATATGAGAAATTTGTGGTCCCGTACCTCCGTTCCAAGACAGGGCACCAACGTGGCATCACATCATTGCAACGTATCGGGGTAGGCTTATTCGTGTCAATATTTGCCCTAATGTCCGCTGCATTGGTTGAGAAAATGAGACGTACACACTCTGACCCTAAAGGGTTGACCGTATTTTGGTTATTTCCACAATTTTTCCTTGTTGGTACCGCTGAAGTTTTTTCATATGTAGGTCAATTGGAATTTTTTTACGATGAAGCGACCGACGGTACGAGGAGTATAAGTAGTGCATTATTTTTAAGTGAAATTGGAATTGGGAGTTGGTTAAGTTCAGCCATAGTGAAAATTATTGAAAGTGCAAGTGGTGGTGTAGAGGAAGGTTGGATTAGGAATAATCTTAATAATAGTAaacttgattatttttattggaTATTAACAGGAATAAATGGAGTGaattttttggtatatttaATTGTTGCATGGAGGTATAAGGGGAGAAATTATGAAAGAGGAACAATTAGAGATGAGTCTAATTTAATTGAACTTGATGGTCAATTCAAAAAGGAGAATGATACTAGGGAATTTTCTAGTATGGCCTCTTGA
- the LOC125862353 gene encoding uncharacterized protein LOC125862353 gives MEEDSMIIIVLFGIILWSTLFLLIRKAFPKRSFDFCNRLVSTIHASLAVTLASQSVQDWSCPVCPVASTSSPKQRKALAVTAAYLIYDFGCCLFDKQVRIDNLVHHLVCVVGIGAGFAYKLCGSEMVAALWITEISSPFLHLRELLKELGYRDTDLNFAADVLFAVIFSIARMIGGPYLSYVTLSADNPIIIKAMALGLQFVSAFWFYKIVRMLMYKLSTRTKSTTVLLSKK, from the exons ATGGAAGAAGATTCAatgataattattgttttatttggaattattttatGGTCTacactttttttattaattagaaAGGCTTTTCCTAAACGTTCATTTGATTTTTGCAATCGTTTAGTTTCTACAATTCATGCATCTTTGGCTGTGACTTTGGCTTCTCAATCTGTTCAAGATTGGAGCTGTCCTGTTTGCCCTGTGGCTTCAACATCTTCTCCCAAAcag AGGAAGGCACTTGCAGTGACAGCAGCctatcttatttatgattttggtTGTTGTCTATTTGACAAACAAGTGAGGATTGATAATTTGGTTCATCATTTGGTGTGTGTTGTTGGAATTGGAGCTGGCTTTGCATATAAATTG TGTGGTTCAGAAATGGTTGCTGCATTGTGGATAACAGAAATTTCAAGTCCATTTCTTCATCTAAGGGAGCTTCTCAAAGAACTTGGATACAGAGACACTGATCTTAACTTTGCTGCTGAT gtTTTATTTGCAGTGATTTTTTCCATTGCTAGAATGATAGGAGGGCCATATCTCAGCTATGTTACTCTTTCTGCTGATAATCCAATCATCATAAAG GCCATGGCTTTGGGGCTACAATTTGTAAGTGCTTTCTGGTTCTACAAGATTGTGAGGATGTTGATGTACAAATTGTCAACAAGGACAAAATCTACAACTGTACTTCTTtcaaagaaataa
- the LOC125863140 gene encoding bifunctional nuclease 1-like isoform X1, with translation MSSLQGPVVFPLVRGKKAGTLSSPIVKAKMLRSEFLGFNGIPRQRVNVARVPRSRLSKLIGCSFSSSSNDSGSTAENFNESDADYVNSSVVEAVEVHSGKDGFMIKMRDGSHVKCVHNNPQGVHVHNYAPNPAVVLKMEDGTGLLLPIIVLEMSSVLLMAAVRNVQLARPTMYQVLKEMVEKMGYTVKLVRVTKREHETYLAQLHLTKLDNDAESISFDLRPSDAINIAVKCKVPIQVNKNLAYSDGVRIVESADLAPRAASSDGLLFTGPDKPAGQPSTDEKEFILVRNMLVAAVEERYRDAALWRDKLTQLRSNKNWA, from the exons ATGAGCTCTCTACAAGGGCCTGTTGTTTTCCCTCTGGTTCGTGGAAAGAAAGCAGGTACACTTAGTTCACCTATAGTGAAGGCTAAGATGCTGAGGAGTGAGTTCTTGGGGTTTAATGGAATACCTAGACAGCGGGTTAATGTGGCTCGTGTACCACGATCACGTTTAAGCAAGTTGATCGGATGTAGTTTCAGTTCATCATCAAATGATAGTGGTAGTACAGCCGAGAATTTTAACGAAAGTGATGCTGATTATGTGAATTCTAGCGTGGTTGAAGCTG TTGAAGTGCATAGTGGGAAAGATGGTTTCATGATTAAGATGAGAGATGGAAGTCATGTGAAATGCGTCCATAACAATCCGCAGGGGGTTCACGTACATAATTATGCTCCAAACCCAGCGGTTGTGCTAAAGATGGAGGACGGGACTGGGCTGCTTCTTCCTATAATTGTTT TGGAGATGTCAAGTGTGCTGCTCATGGCTGCTGTACGCAATGTCCAACTT GCCAGACCAACAATGTatcaagttttgaaggaaaTGGTCGAAAAGATGGGCTACACA GTTAAACTTGTTCGAGTTACCAAGAGAGAGCACGAGACATATCTTGCTCAGTTACATCTAACCAAG TTAGATAACGATGCTGAGAGTATTAGCTTCGATCTTCGTCCTTCTGATGCAATCAACATCGCTGTGAAATGCAAG GTGCCGATACAAGTCAATAAAAACTTGGCATACAGTGATGGCGTGAGGATTGTTGAGTCTGCAGATCTTGCACCGCGTGCTGCCTCTTCTGACGGCCTATTGTTCACTGGGCCTGACAA ACCCGCTGGGCAGCCATCCACAGATGAAAAGGAGTTTATTCTTGTGCGAAACATGCTGGTTGCTGCAGTCGAAGAACGATACAGAGATGCAG CTCTTTGGAGGGACAAGCTTACTCAACTTCGATCCAACAAGAATTGGGCATAG
- the LOC125863140 gene encoding bifunctional nuclease 2-like isoform X2, whose protein sequence is MSSLQGPVVFPLVRGKKAGTLSSPIVKAKMLRSEFLGFNGIPRQRVNVARVPRSRLSKLIGCSFSSSSNDSGSTAENFNESDADYVNSSVVEAVEMSSVLLMAAVRNVQLARPTMYQVLKEMVEKMGYTVKLVRVTKREHETYLAQLHLTKLDNDAESISFDLRPSDAINIAVKCKVPIQVNKNLAYSDGVRIVESADLAPRAASSDGLLFTGPDKPAGQPSTDEKEFILVRNMLVAAVEERYRDAALWRDKLTQLRSNKNWA, encoded by the exons ATGAGCTCTCTACAAGGGCCTGTTGTTTTCCCTCTGGTTCGTGGAAAGAAAGCAGGTACACTTAGTTCACCTATAGTGAAGGCTAAGATGCTGAGGAGTGAGTTCTTGGGGTTTAATGGAATACCTAGACAGCGGGTTAATGTGGCTCGTGTACCACGATCACGTTTAAGCAAGTTGATCGGATGTAGTTTCAGTTCATCATCAAATGATAGTGGTAGTACAGCCGAGAATTTTAACGAAAGTGATGCTGATTATGTGAATTCTAGCGTGGTTGAAGCTG TGGAGATGTCAAGTGTGCTGCTCATGGCTGCTGTACGCAATGTCCAACTT GCCAGACCAACAATGTatcaagttttgaaggaaaTGGTCGAAAAGATGGGCTACACA GTTAAACTTGTTCGAGTTACCAAGAGAGAGCACGAGACATATCTTGCTCAGTTACATCTAACCAAG TTAGATAACGATGCTGAGAGTATTAGCTTCGATCTTCGTCCTTCTGATGCAATCAACATCGCTGTGAAATGCAAG GTGCCGATACAAGTCAATAAAAACTTGGCATACAGTGATGGCGTGAGGATTGTTGAGTCTGCAGATCTTGCACCGCGTGCTGCCTCTTCTGACGGCCTATTGTTCACTGGGCCTGACAA ACCCGCTGGGCAGCCATCCACAGATGAAAAGGAGTTTATTCTTGTGCGAAACATGCTGGTTGCTGCAGTCGAAGAACGATACAGAGATGCAG CTCTTTGGAGGGACAAGCTTACTCAACTTCGATCCAACAAGAATTGGGCATAG
- the LOC125862980 gene encoding ornithine transcarbamylase, chloroplastic-like — MAAIFSQLSSLQSPENLSFSSISTLSHSGKQSSHFSGVIVSSPITFPAIRQRISCQTTSSAAAPSSSVIAKGNASQKDFLHINDFDKATILNILDRAREVKELLKSGERTYLPFKGKTMAMIFAKPSMRTRVSFETGFYLLGGHAIYLGPNDIQMGKREETRDVARVLSRYNDIIMARVFAHQDILDLAKYATVPVINGLTDYNHPCQIMADALTMIEHVGQLEGTKVVYVGDGNNIVHSWLLLAAVIPFHFVCACPKGFEPDQETVEKARQAGFSKIEITNDPKEAVRDADVVYADVWASMGQKEEAAHRRQVFQGFQVDEQLMKLAGKKAYFMHCLPAERGVEVTDGVIEAPNSIVFPQAENRMHAQNAIMLRVLGL, encoded by the exons ATGGCCGCCATTTTCTCTCAGTTATCTTCTCTCCAATCACCGGAAAACCTCTCCTTCTCCTCCATTTCCACTCTCTCCCACTCCGGCAAGCAATCGTCTCACTTTTCCGGTGTAATCGTATCTTCTCCTATCACATTTCCGGCGATACGTCAACGCATCTCATGCCAAACCACCTCTTCAGCAGCAGCTCCTTCTTCCTCGGTTATTGCAAAAG GAAATGCCAGTCAAAAGGACTTTCTACACATTAATGATTTCGATAAAGCCACTATTTTGAACATCTTGGATCGAGCCAGAGAGGTTAAAGAGTTACTGAAATCAGGAGAGAGGACATATCTCCCATTCAAGGGTAAAACTATGGCGATGATTTTTGCTAAGCCTTCCATGAGGACACGTGTTTCTTTTGAGACAGGTTTTTACTTGCTTGGAGGACATGCAATCTATTTGGGACCAAATGATATACAGATGGGTAAGCGGGAAGAAACTCGTGATGTTGCCCGTGTTCTTTCTCGCTATAATGATATCATTATGGCTAGAGTTTTTGCTCATCAG GACATTCTTGATCTAGCTAAATATGCAACTGTGCCTGTGATCAATGGCCTGACAGACTATAACCATCCTTGTCAAATAATGGCTGATGCCCTTACAATGATTGAACATGTCGGCCAGCTGGAAGGAACTAAG GTTGTCTATGTTGGAGATGGAAATAACATAGTGCATTCGTGGCTGCTTCTGGCTGCGGTGATTCCATTCCACTTTGTTTGTGCCTGCCCCAAAGGTTTTGAACCTGATCAGGAAACAGTTGAGAAAGCACGACAAGCTGGATTCAGCAAAATCGAGATAACTAATGATCCAAAAGAAGCTGTTAGAGACGCTGATGTTGTCTATGCAGATGTCTGGGCCAGCATGGGACAGAAGGAAGAAGCCGCACATCGCCGCCAAGTATTTCAAGGATTCCAG GTGGATGAACAACTGATGAAACTAGCTGGAAAAAAAGCGTACTTTATGCATTGTTTGCCGGCAGAAAGAGGAGTGGAAGTTACCGATGGTGTGATCGAAGCACCAAACTCCATTGTGTTCCCTCAAGCTGAGAATCGCATGCATGCGCAAAATGCAATTATGCTTCGTGTTCTTGGCTTGTAA